The segment CCTCTTATTAAGTGTGTGAATCCATCGAAAAGCCAGAGCAAAAGGAAAAGGGTggatgatgacgatgatgatgGGGATGAAGAGAATAAAATGGTGGCAAAGACAAAAAAATCACGGCTGGAGGAGTCTTTTCCAGGTAACTAGTGTTTATTGAGTTTGTCCATTGACTTATTTGCTCATTGGGTGTTTCATGAGTAACTTTACAATCTCTCTTGTCCAGATTCCCCTGACTCGGGAATAGAGAAGGCAATGAATGAGGGAGAACAAAAAGAGGAAGAAGCTAAAAGTGATAAAGGCACGGGTGAAGACAGTGAGGAGGAGCAAGAGAAAAAGAACAttaagaaaaaaacacaaaataagagACTGAGCAAACAAAGCACACGGAAAGAGGACAGTGAGAAGAAAAAGAAACCGAAGAAGAAGGAAAAGATAATAGAAAGTGATGAAGATGAGTTGGAGGATTCTGATGAGGTGGAGGCAAAGCAAAAACAACCatccaaacaaaagaaaaagaaaaaggatTCAGACAGTGAGGAGGAAATCAGTGATAAACCAACTGCGAGTGACTCTGAGGATGAAAAAATGAAGAGAAAAGTAAAGACGCAGAGTAAAAGAAAGGATACCAGCAAAAAGAAGCCAGTAGAGAGGGATTTTGTGAAAGAAGTGGAGAGAGAAGTTTTTGGGAGCAGTTCTGACAGCGAAGAGGAGAATAATGTGAACGCTAAAACAGAAGCCAGGAGCAACTCTGAAATTGACAGCAGTGGAGACAGCGAAGAGGAGAAAGATAAACAAGAGGATGCTAATTTATCCTCTAAAGAGATGGAGAAAGATGGTAAGAATCCCTCAGAGGTCAAAGTGGGTGTACGTTTAAACCTTTTTCCTTGCATTgttcatctcttttttttttttttttattgtcagaaGAGAAAATACAGGACAATCAGGAGGCAGCAGACGACTCTGACTCCTCGTCTCTTCCCTCGCTGGAGGATGAGAATGAACAAGAGAAGGACAAGGAGGAGGCAAAGAAAagtgtaaaaaagaaaaagagcagTGAGGAGAGTGAGAACACACCCAGAGGAAAGGCAAGATGAATTTGTGAACAGCTTATGTCACAAAAATgaacacaactttttttttccacTACTGTGTGTTTTAAGTAATGCCAAACAAGCAAAAATTCTTTTATTCTGAACATCAGCATGGTTGTGATTCAACCGTACCTTAAACCTTCaagttgtttttttgcttagataTTAAAGGCtaaagtattaaaataatttagtaatacttttatttagcaaggacacgttaaattgatcaaaagtgacagtacagacatttgaaatgttacaaaagttttgaatttcaaataaatgctgttttcttgAACTTTGTATTTACTGAATCTTAAAATATTAAGCGGTGGGactattttcaacattaatagtaatgaatgtttcttaagcagcaaatcagcatattagaatattttctgaaggatcacgtgacactaaaaacgagtaatgatgctaaaaaaattcagctttgcatcacaggaataaataacattttaaatatattaaaatagaaaacaattatttttaatgatgacataattttaataaatgcagcctgggtgagcataagagacttactgACCCTTAAACGTTTGACATTAGTTCAGGTTTGAGGTAAAAatgccaaaatatttaaatattcaacAATATTCTGTTCTTGGCCTTCTTATGTTTAAGTGTTTAGTGCCTCTACAGACATGGTAATGACTTGTGGCTTTCATGTGTTTGCATTCATTATCTCTGAAGCAAGTCTATAGCTAATTAAAAATAGATTTTGATTGAAAAAGTCCAGACATAAAGAAAAACAAACCAATAAAAGCTGTAAAATTGAACAACACACGCaatggtgtgtttagtgtgtgtgtgtgatattttgattatttaaagCTACTTCTGTCATTTTGGTAACAGCCAGCATTATTTGGATTGAGAATTTCAATTCTGACATGGTTTTTGAATTGTACGCAGATATGTATAGATTCTAATCATTTTTGACCATCAGGATGAAGAAAACAAGGCAGTGTCCAGGCTGAAGCGCTACATCTCCCTCTGTGGTGTGAGACGGAACTACAAGAAGCTGTTAGAAGGCTGCAGATCTGTAAAGGCAAAGGTGGCTGTGCTGAAAAAAGAGCTGGAGGAGCTGGGTGTGGAAGGTTAGTGTGCATGTGTGAACAGAAGGGGGAGCACGCCTACAGTTTGCTGAATCACCTCAATACTATGGTAAATGTGCACATGCAAATTTGCATTCCTTCAGTGTTTTAGTCATGCAAGTAGAGTTGCCTTTCAGTGCATTTTCTGCTGATGTAAAATATGATCCTGTGCattactgaaaaaaacaaacaaaacaaacacaaaacaactaGTATCACAGGGTTTCCACaggtccttaaaaagtcttacatttagttgtatcaaatctaaggccataaaaagtcttaaatggtacaaaaaaaaattattatatttatgatTAATTATGATTTCCAAAGGTCTTAAATGTGGCAATGGAAAGACAGGAGTTGCGATATGGCTTAATATGATGATTAAAAACTATAAAATGCTACGATTTCATTAAATTAATGTGACCccgaccacaaaacctgtcttaagtaacAGGTATaacagcaatagccaacaatacattatatgagtcaaaatgatagatttttctttaaaaaaaaattaaataattttaattaaagatcatattttgtaaatgtcttaccataaatatatcaaaacataatttttgattagtaatttgcattgctaagaacttaatttggacaaatttaaaagcattaaaaatgctATATTTCTGCTGTTCTCGAAGCGCCTCCTGCTGGGAGAGAGTGAATGTGCATTTTCATAACTCCCATCCACTGTTTTTGTTCAGGCCTGTATCAACCCATGCTTTTACGTTAAAACATGCAGTTTTAAATGTGAACTGGTGGATTGACAAGAAGATGATGCATTCGAAAATCGAAACAATTAAGacaatataaaaacatatgttattaaattaatacaataatTTAAACTTTCAAAAGATTTTGGAAAAACCTGTATTTAaactgtaaatcatgctttttacagtcttttacagTTGAATAtattaccatagacattgccctactctgTTTATATGGTATTCATTTGATTCTTACATTTGATCTTAAAAATCCTGCAGATACCCTGTATCATAATATAAATGTCAGTGTAATGCACTTTATAATACacagtttgttttcttttgtaCAGTGAGAGATTTACATgttgcatacactaccagtcaaaggtttttgatttttaatgtttttttaaagaactctcttctgctcaccaagtctgcatttatttgatccaaagtacagcaaaacagtcaaattttgaaatattttactatttaaaatgactgttttctatttgaatatattttattttaggtaatttattttaaagcagaattttcagcatcattactgcagttttcagtgtcacatgatccttcagaaatccttctaatattttgatttgctgctcaaaaacatttatgatgttgaaaacagcagtagaatttttttcaagtttctttgatgaatagaaagttcagaagaacagcatttatctgaaatagatttttttgtaatGTCTTTatcaagcatccttgctaaataaaagcattcaatTCTATAATCCacccctttaaaaaataaattatatacacacacacacacacacacacactgactccaagcttttgaatcgtgtagtgtataatgttacaaatgctttttatttcacattcagataaacgctgatctttgaatctgaaaatcaaaaaatctgaaagaaaattaactcaactgttttacatattaatgataataataacaataatgtttCTTCAACagtaaatcagcgtattagaatgatttttaaagaatcgtgactgaagactggagtaatgatgctgaaaatgtcactttgatcagaggaataaattaaaatgtaaaatataacagttattttaaatggtaaaaatataacgcaatgttactgtttttgctgcactttggatcaaataaatgcaggcttggtgagcagaagagacttctttaaaaaacattacaaatcttacagttcaaaatcttttgactggtagtgtttgttATAAGCAATGTCCATTCAAACACACTATTATTACCTATAAACTGTGTCTGTCCCAGGTCAGCCCTCCATAGAGAAGTGTAAAAAAGCTCGTCTAAAGAGAGAAGAAGCACAGGAACTGGCTGAGCTGGATGTCAGCAACATCATCACCACTCAGGGTATTGATGCCTAAAATCCATTTCCACTCGCATGAATATGTGAAATCAGACAGTTTTAAAAATGTGGTTTACTTTGTTTGACCCTAAACCTAATGAAATGAAACTTTGTTCATCAGGACGTCCCAAAAGGAAAGCTGCAGCAGCGGCATGGCCCCCCGCACAGACCGTCTCTCCTCCCCCCTCTGCCTATAAACGTGTTGTGGACTCAGACTCTGACTGTGGAGAGAGCCACACAAACACAGGCCGCAGGAGATCAGCAGCCTGGGCCAACCTTCAGGGAATCATCAGTGATGATGGAGAAAGTGACTAGGTGGCAAGTGCCTTTCCCTACAATCTGTTCCATCATTATTCAGTGCATTCCTTACGTTCACCAACTCTCTAACTcacaactgaaaaaaactgttcTAATGAATCAATTGGCAAGAATTTTATGTATACATCCTGTTATTGTTGGATGTGTTCGAATTTCTTTATAGTACGTTTGTTCTCTCTATTTGTGTGTTTTACAATGGTTAGTTTGTACTTTATATTTAAGTGTCTTAAATGTATAGAGTAAGGTTTGTGTAGCTTTGCAAATAAAATGATGTATATTAATTTCGTTTTAGATTCTCTTTTCCTTATTCTAGAAGTGCACTTCATCTTGATGTAAATGACCGTAGAATGTCGATTACAATGTAGACAGAATGCATTCTCTAAACTAACTTTTACTTTGTTACAGCATAgtaaatgagagagagagagaaaagagaaagagagaacagCTTGGTTATAAGCTGTTTATAGAAATTCAGACCTTGTGATGAAGCTAGTAGTATTATAAGCTAGTATATATAAAGAACTAAATCTCCTTTAATAGACTGAATGCAGTGGGTCAACTCTGtgattgcattttaaaatttcaAAGTATGTTAAGTGTCCCATATGTATAAAACAAAGCTTATGTAGCGTTTTATGCTCACTTGAATACTTTACAATGGATGCATTCATAAAGCCAGAGCTGTGGTCAGTGCTCATGATGACATATATGCAGCTAACATTACTTCAATTTCTGGCTTGTGAGGTCCTTTTCTGGCCCCATCCCCAACTCTTCTACCCTGTCATTTCCTGTCTCCAATGAAGCAAAAAAGCTTATCGTAAGATCTTGTTACATCAAACAGTGTTCTGTTGGAGTTTTTGCATTTGTTCTCTCTCCTTGTCCCCTAGAATTAGTTCACATCCAGAATAAACGTTTCCTGGTAATTTTTtcacccccatatcatccaagatgttcatatctttctttcttcagtcgcaaagaagtAAGGCTTTTgttgaaaacattccaggatttttctccatatagtggacttcaatgggtttaaagtccaaattgcagtttcaatacagcttcaaaggtctcAAACGTCTTTAAATGATGCAGCctagaaataagggtcttatctagttaaacaatctgccattttctgtaaatgctttttaaccacaaacattcgtcttgcactagcttcgCACATGACATAGTCACATGGGAAAAGTGTTGCGTGCAAGTAGGCGCAAGTAACAAGCCAGTgtttgcaaagaaagtcaaatgtcctttgccaaaaaaggtaaaacaataatGTTGGAGAGAGTGAGATGTAGTTTTTCActgtaccctacctttttgaaccgaagtacacggACGAGGAATTACCCATGTGGGATGTTTTACAACGTGATTATGTAATATAAATTGTaacgtaaaaaaaataaataaaaccgattgtttcactagataagaccctgcttCCTCGGgggggatcgtttagagcctgttgaagctgcatttgaagtACATTTCACcagtgaagtccactatatgaagaaaaatccttaaatgttttcctcaaaaaacaatttcttcatgactgaaaaaagaaagacatgaacatcttggatgggtgagtaaattatctggaccttttcgttctggaagtgaacttctcttttaaggaGACAGGCAGATCTCtgtattttttgtttcattttctttttttgagcAAATTTGATCATGGATGGAAGTagattttgtttgttgttttggctGGGCACAATATATGTTCTGGAcagtttgttttacttttaagacCTTTGCAGCATGAActgatttattttcatttcaaatctTACTTTACAAATCACTGTAGTGCAGATTCAAATCCTGTAGAGAAGGTTCTTTAAAACTCTGTCAACATATTGATGACCCCAGAATCTAATCAATACAAAAATATTATAAGAAACACCTATTTCACCAATTAATGAAGTGTTTACAGAAAACTGTCACCATCATTACAGAAGTGTATTCATGAAGTGATCACAATACACACAATCTTTAAAAAAAGCTTAAGATGAGAGGGATGATGGAGCATGTGAGAGCAGGGGGGAATGAGAGGAAGGTGCTTGAGCCTCCATCGAAGACAGAAACAATGTGGGGGTATGGGACAAATCCAGGCTCACTGCTACTTGTGTAATTGCTGATCCAATCCTGATATTCAGACACTCTTAAGTATACAGCAGGATAACCGGGTTGAGCACATCCTACAGAAAAGGCTGCAACACCAGACTGAATCCACACGGAGTCCTGCCTAGTGACCAGTGGACTTCCACCATCTCCCTGCAAAAACAAAGGCTTTATATTTACACCTCTACAGTAACCAAGGAGATGTGGTAATGCAGTAGAGCATGATGCACTTTTGTAAAGAATAACACTTTTTTGGACATTTCGGATAAAAAGTACCTGATAAAATGAATGTCTGACATCTTACCCAACATGGTGCTTTCCCTCCCTCATTTAGAAATCCAGCACATATCATGTTGTCCGTTATGTTTATGGTCCCTGCATAGGCGTTATTGCATTCAGTGTTGTCCACAACAGGGGCCTCCACCTCCTGCAGTATGTCAGGAAACTTGAATGCTATCACATAGAAAAGTGACATAAATGAGTCGAAACTTCATAAAAGGCTTCAATATGTTCTTCAGAATTTTAGAACCTTGATTGGGTGTAATTTTGAAGTAACATTTCTCACCTTGTGTACTAATCGAGCCCCATCCAGTGACCCAGCTCTCTGTACCAGCAACAAACTCACTCCCGGCAGCAGCCAGACAGACTGGCTTAATGTAATCAGTAAAAGTCACAGAAGAAGAGAGCCGGAGCAGTGCTATGCTGTTGTTAGGATGTTTGATGATTTCAGTCACTGTCCTGGATGTCTCATGTGGGTTTGAGCCACTTTGGGTCAGACGTCCCAAGTAGATCACAATGTCAGAAACACTATCACTGTAAACAGAAGTCAGTTTTATTTTCACCATTATGAATCCATGACTAGATATCCAGTATATTATAAATGGAGACTTGAAATTCTTAAAAAATATGATGATATTAAACTTGGGCACTTCGTACTATAGGACACAGCGAACTGAAGTCAAAACCCATTCTTTATTGATTAGCGTCCCGCTGCAGAAATAGAGTTCATCGGGCAGACTGTGAATGCTGGCTTGCCACGGCCAAGAGCCTGATGTCGCATTCTGTCCTCCAATAATCTTGGTGTTGAGGCGGGCTTTACCACACACTGATGAGAGAAAAGATAATATGTGAGAATTCCCTACTCAAAAAACTACAACATATTTCAAAACAAAGCAGAGTGACTGAACATGAATTCAGATTGTGACAACTTACCATCTAATTGACCCAGACAGCCTATTaggagacaaaaaaaataaataattagattcagttttttgtttaaatgtactgTTCATTTATTGGTTTAATGTCTAAAATAAGagatatttttaagttttattcagTTTACTCAACACTAGTGATATTAACTTCCAGGTTGTTCTACAAAAATTCATCACTGCAGCACTTCATCCACCTTTTTCCAACACCCGATGCTTTGAGTGAATTATGGGAGTAACTTCCATTACACTGTAAGCAATCAGCAAAAGTTTCTCTCTATGAATGCAATAATAAGCATTTTCAAAAACTGGGCACAATGAGGTGACATTATTGTGCTCACCCTTCAACCATCAATCAGTAAAAGGAAACTAAAACTGTGAAAGCATTAACAAATTAGGCTACTTTTAACATACCATCCTAAACATGTGAGATTAACAATATGCTGGATCCTAGTATGCATACTCTCCAtccaaaataatagttgaaactAGAATCAATGCgttccaatatatatatatattagggctgtcaaaattaacgcgttaatcgcgcgttaacgcaaattcattttaacggcactaattttattaacgcgcgattaacgcagcgcgcatttctgtttgacccactacctagcccatagttaaagaaatggatgcagtgctgccaacctagcgaaaagtgtctagcaacaatacataaacacataattggacaaacccaatatagtttctgaggctcttcggttttgctgaacgtgcgtgaggtctcccaatgaatgcgcgcgcacctccctctcttcatatctgcgtctgctctgttcagcgagcggcagtggagcagcgctttcggttaaaccagatgttatgttcattccagtgcttgaagtgggccggtacgcaggtacttctgtattttatccttttgcgtacaccggcacttctgccatatttaatgaatgcaagcggagtcgggctacgttaggattgttgctgtggggttgatgcgtaaagccacatacgagtatgcacgcgaaaacggcgtattaaatgcacgtcaaacacatgcataattgcatatcatatgcacgccaaagttaatttcagcttgttaatagcacgccaaatagaaacagaaagtcgtgctagtgcgcatttgcatgagaccaggctctccaatcagtacattataaccaaaacaatacattaaaacataaaagaagcaggtttttgggatcacataactttaaatggctaaacacctaaaaagtcaaaggatcctgaaggcattcaaacaggaagttaaaaacaacgataataatgcagggaatagtgacttatgtccagatgccggtaaatgattcttttcagtgattgaatcatgatcataattcaggatttttttttagttattatttcatattactttggttgtctgataacagaaatattacatcaaaacaatggaaacagttttgttgagaacttggctgcatcaaatgacagtatgtgggcatctagaggcaaacaaatgtaataataaacgtagattttgcatgttcagaagaagtgagctgccctgtcctgcaaataatgtaaacaggcttgtgtaagtaaattgctcagtgcaaagaaagagaagtaatgggaacctggtgtttctatgttctttttttcatgtgtctaatagacatgaacaagttatttgaaaaacatctatgacatttgaaacaagttagtctagtcaagtatggtttcactgataataagcacatatttgcttaaagcatccatgccaatgttgattagagtattaaaaactttaaaaagtgttaatttaaggtacatttagaacagataaaaatgtgcgattaatcgcgagttaactcaagacaaccatgcgattaatcgcgattaaaaattttaatcgattgacagccctaatatatatatatatatatatatatatatatatatatatatatatataggctccTTTAaatattccctacattagtctaTAAATATAGTCCAgatgaaggagtgaatgaaaacgagtgagcgAATTCATACACTGAGTGTATTGGAAGGGCTGACACTTTTGCATAGTTTGTGCTTGCTTTTTAATAATCTTTTGAAACTTTGCAGCTCTGGTAATTCTGAAAATATTTATCATGAACTCtagtataaatcttaattaaactaataattaaaagaattgaataatatataataatatgctGTATCCACATTGGGTAAAGAGATTTgaaaatggatgaatggatgattcagctgcaggCACCATCATTTTTTCAGCATGAGCCGAATTGAACGAGTTCCCTCGATAATGTCCACCAGGGGCACACCTGTACATCATCTTACATTTCATACAGTTGACTGATGACAAATATGATGCAGGGAAACAACTTCATAAATTAAGGTATGCTCCTAAAATACAAGATATTGGGGTAAAATGTTTCTGTATGAGTTTTTGCCTCATATTTATATCATGATACGGGATATCATGGCAGCGAGAGCAATaggtgtcacgtatctggtctatcctgtcatcatgaactcttgcactacacatcatggacttcatcccccacaaacCACTGCACCAATcgctgcacacagctgctcctcgtcacccattgcactgattgctgcacacatctgttcctcattcacacacatgcatttaagccacacacacacaccgcctcattgcgaagtcttattgttccgtatggtctgtatttccgagcgttt is part of the Garra rufa chromosome 1, GarRuf1.0, whole genome shotgun sequence genome and harbors:
- the LOC141321587 gene encoding trypsin II-P29-like; this translates as MKFNTVFCVAGAILLNIAGCLGQLDVCGKARLNTKIIGGQNATSGSWPWQASIHSLPDELYFCSGTLINKEWVLTSVRCVLYDSVSDIVIYLGRLTQSGSNPHETSRTVTEIIKHPNNSIALLRLSSSVTFTDYIKPVCLAAAGSEFVAGTESWVTGWGSISTQAFKFPDILQEVEAPVVDNTECNNAYAGTINITDNMICAGFLNEGGKAPCWGDGGSPLVTRQDSVWIQSGVAAFSVGCAQPGYPAVYLRVSEYQDWISNYTSSSEPGFVPYPHIVSVFDGGSSTFLSFPPALTCSIIPLILSFF
- the hirip3 gene encoding HIRA-interacting protein 3; the protein is MAKEENAIRKFVVRELHKCSDLSTLTLGILRRRYLDKVGKESLSTKDRQLMKKIVEEELLKMQASSDDEPLIKCVNPSKSQSKRKRVDDDDDDGDEENKMVAKTKKSRLEESFPDSPDSGIEKAMNEGEQKEEEAKSDKGTGEDSEEEQEKKNIKKKTQNKRLSKQSTRKEDSEKKKKPKKKEKIIESDEDELEDSDEVEAKQKQPSKQKKKKKDSDSEEEISDKPTASDSEDEKMKRKVKTQSKRKDTSKKKPVERDFVKEVEREVFGSSSDSEEENNVNAKTEARSNSEIDSSGDSEEEKDKQEDANLSSKEMEKDEEKIQDNQEAADDSDSSSLPSLEDENEQEKDKEEAKKSVKKKKSSEESENTPRGKDEENKAVSRLKRYISLCGVRRNYKKLLEGCRSVKAKVAVLKKELEELGVEGQPSIEKCKKARLKREEAQELAELDVSNIITTQGRPKRKAAAAAWPPAQTVSPPPSAYKRVVDSDSDCGESHTNTGRRRSAAWANLQGIISDDGESD